In Vicia villosa cultivar HV-30 ecotype Madison, WI linkage group LG7, Vvil1.0, whole genome shotgun sequence, the DNA window TCAACTTCCTCGACCATAATATTGATGGAATTTTCATCATTTGGAATTGAAACAGAATGATCTCCCTCTATTTTGATTAACAACACTAGAAGCAATGTCACAACTATTGCAAATTGTGTTGCTAGAGTACTCATTGTGAAAACTTGTGAGAAACTTAGGATTTTGATAAGTGTATATATAGTGCAAGTACTTACCTCTGTGACCCATAATATACATAACTTTTGTAACAAGCCTTGATGAACATGTTTTTCTTACATGCATGCATGACATTGGCAACCTTGGACGGTGACCttaatttttgtgtgtttgtttTAACTTTTGATGATGCAGACACTAAAAGACAATTAAAACAAAAAGTTAAAGCTTTTGTGTAATACGTGACTTAGCAAGAATGTTGTGTGAAAACTTAGAACACACACAAACATTGACAATGCTGCATGGTGAGCGTGttttctaaaatttatattttttctaaaagAATGTTATAactatttcaataaaaaaaatgtttaagaaaTACAATTTctaattttcagaaaaaaaaacattctattaaaatatgttaattattttccattttttattttcaggaaaaaaATAagtcttttaaataaaatattatatttttatgttaaataaattatagaaaaaatataaatttcagtAAACATGCTCACCATGCAGCATTGTCGAAGTTTGTGTGTGTTTTAAGTTTTCACAAAACATTCTCGCTAAGTCACGTATCACACAAAAGCTCTAactttttgttttaattgttttttagtgTCTGCATCATCAAAAGTTAAAACAACCAAACAAAAATTAAGGTCACCGTCCAAAGTTGTCAATGTCATGCATGCATGTAAGAAAAACATGTTCTTCAAGGCTTGTTACAAAAGTTATGTATGTTATGGGTAACATAGGTAAGTACTTGCACTATATATACACTTATCAAAATCCTAAGTTTCTCACAAGTTTTCACAATGAGTACTTTAGCAACACAATTTGCAATAGTTGTGACATTGTTTCTAGTGTTGTTAATCAAAATTGATGGAGATCATTTTGTTTCAATTCCAAATGATGGAGTGAACAAAAATTCCATCAATATTGTGGTCGAGGAAGTTGATGTGAATGAAGAATCACCTGATTGCAGTACAAGACCATGGATATGTAGCACTGGAATATTTCCACCAAGAAGTATATGTTGTGGAAACCGATGTGTGGATATTGCAAACGATAGAAATAATTGTGGGATGTGTGGTGTAAATTGTCCATTTAATTGGCAATGTTGTAACCGTTTATGCGTAAACATAAATTTAAGTCCTTTGAATTGTGGTGGATGTGGAAGGATATGTCCTATTGGAAGATTATGTCGATATGGTATGTGTGCTACTAACTTTGCTTATCTAGCCCCACCCCCAGTACTTCCTCCAATGGAATAATTTATACTCATATTAtaagaatttaaataattattatgtacTTTTGAATGATATTGTAATGTGTATCAATTAAATCAAtggattaatttattttgatatgttaatttaatattaagaTTATGTGAgaacaatatataaaaattaagtttatgtTCTTCTAAAGCTTAGGTTTGTAATACCAAAAAATGGAAAAGGACGGTTAAAATGGAGGGTGCGGCAAATTAAAAGGGAATTTACTTGACACCCCAATAGTTTTACCTGACACTCTCATATATTTTGAAAATGCCATTATTGACCCAATCATAATTTAGCTCTCACAAATTTTTACAGTAAAATGTTCATCACGACTTTGTAAAACCTAACAAATTCGGTAGCTATTTGGAAAATCCAGATCAAATCTtaacattttttatgaaaaattacgaatttatatatatatatatatatatatatatatatatatatatatatatatatatatatatatatatatatatatatatatatatatatatatatgaggagggatcaaattacacccgaagagttacaccacgagttacactcgttcaataactacatctcgaattaatattttttaaattcaaccgttagattgaaacataatatcatatagatcatacttataaaatttgagcttaatctataatgatttactatatcatcaagatatccaaagattaacgtcaaaatgagctttcatatggcgttaattttgatgtaattcaatgacatagtaaatcattatagattaagctcaaactttataggtatgatctatatgatattatgtttcaatccaacggttgaatttaaaaaatattaattcgagatgtagttattgaacgagtgtaactcgtggtgtaactcttcgggtgtaatttgatccctcctcatatatatatatatatatatatatatatatatatatatatatatatatatatatatatatatatatatatatatatatatatatatatatatatatatatcgagtTATCTGGTATGTGTTAAAATCATATTCTTAGAAAATATGATGGATCGAATTTTTATGGCACCCATGAAAATATGGTAggcttattattttccttttcatttaTGTTGTTTAAACGGATGGTTGAGACTGCACACCAACACTTTTGTATGGTTTACAATGATTTAATGGATTAAGCTtgtaattttaatcaattttttattggCATCATAAAACGGTAAcaattttttccttttaaatcaaTTAACCCTTAGGTCTAGTCAGTTAAGAGGTAAGAAATTCAGATCCTTGATATTTTTGGTCTTGGGAAAGATTATAATGCCCATGTTTCTTTTGGTACCTACCCTTTTGGTTTTTAACCCCTTTTTgttcaaaatttcatttttgaagaAACGATTAGTAGAAAAATAAGTATGTTGAAAGTATGATAATCTAAGCACTTGTTAGAAGAATAATCAGAGTTTTCTGAGGGCATTCTCCACCAAGTGAATtacctattttaaaaataaattttagaggACTTTTTTCATTTGGTTCTTTTTGCACCAAAccaaattttctttcttttgttgttCCCTAAACCATTTGATACAAGTTGAAATTTTAGAATCCATTTCTTCCTTACAGATATTCTTTGCAAAGATTTCAATATTGGAACCATATCTTCTAATATGCAACAAATATTTGGATTTCTTGGGACAGCTTGATCTTATTTGACAATTTTCCCTTGACGTATCAAAACATTCTTGCGAAAGAAAATCGGGTTTTTTTATCTTTGGTGCATAAATAGTTTTGGTTCCTTTAAAGTTAGTAAACTTAATGATGTTCAAgttgtggatctatgtgcttacCTATCCAATCAATAATTAATCCAAGATGGTGAAGCTTATGAATAGCAAGATACAAGTCAATCAGCAActatttagttttgatgatgtatgattttgatgatgacaacactttAGCAACTGCTTagttttgatgttttgatgatgacaacacttgAAGTCATGCAATTTCTAAAACTAGCTCAAGTGGTCAAAAATGCCCAAGGTGATTGATCAAGTTATTCTCCTAAATCAAGCTAAATGCATTTGTTCAAAGTCAACCCTAGGGTCCAATGACTATCAAGTAAAGACTTAGTTTTTATGATAACTAGTGGTTTAAACTTTCAACATCTCAGATGATGGTAACTAACATGGATATCAAGCCTCTTCAAGAAAACTCAAGGTTCTTGTGTGATGTTAAAATCAAAGATAATGATACAAAGACTTAAAGCTTCGTAGTGTGAAAGACATGAAGTATGAAATCTCGCTTGATCGTGTCTGATTGACTGATCAGTGTCTTTTTAAGACACAAGGCACTTTTAGAAGTATTATGGATAAATCACACACACTTAAAGCATTGAGAAGTCTCCtacattataattaaaataacataaaaatgcTTTTCGAGCCTAGCAAGTTTATTAGGGGATTATCTGCTTGATTAGGAAAACATTTTTCAAGATGTATAATCGATTAGATTTATAGCCTAATTCATTAGATGATGCCTAATCGAGTATCTAATGGATTATGATTGTCTCTTAATGGTTGTTAACTATTTTATATCTAAATTTTTCATTCTAACTGATAAGTGCAAGATTTACGTTAAATATGTAAGCACTTATTGACTTATTTCACAAACAATTGTTACAAAAACTCTTGATTTAACTATAAAAAGTGGGGAAACAGTTGTTTGGACTTTTCTTGTATGCATTAATAAAAAACAAGTGAAAAGAACTAGAAAACCAAAATTCACCGTGCAAAAAATAGGCCAAAATAAAACCCTGAAGAAACCGAGCTCGCTAGGCCCAGCATATGCGTGCGAAGTGCGTGATGACATGGATAAATGGAACATCCAATTTCAACTACTTATTGGTGAAGCAAGGGTTAGCTCACTAGTCGAAGGGATGGTGCGATGGACGAGAAAAGGTGGCCAAGGATGCATAGAAGAAATGCAAGCATTGCTTGCTAAAGAAGAAAATTTGGATGGGTAGATTTGGAAAAGAAGGGCAGGCGCGCTAGGAACGTGGACAGTGCGCATAGCAAGAGCCTCATAATTGTGTATATAAATAGCAAATTCCAGTTCAGTACAAATGCAGTTACAGTAGATCAAGGTAGTATAAAATTATATTAGGTTCACTTTAGTCTACAACAGGAAAATAAGAGGAGAGGTCTGAAGGCAAAAGTACTGCTCAAGTTATAGAAAATATCTCCCTAACTATAGAGTATAGTAGCATCATGTTATTGTAAGGGATGTTAATCTCCCTAACTGTAGAGTATTGTAGCAGATTAACCGATTCATTGGAAGGGATGTTATTGTAATATAGTTATGAGAAGTAGATTTTACACTAGGATGTAATATTAGTTGTGTATACCAGCAAAACAGGTTGTGACTTCGACCGTACCATCAATAAAATGCACCTGGGTGGTTTGTGTTCTTGAAAAGGAGCATGTAGTATAAAACATACCAACACATGAAATTTATATAAAACCCCTGGACTTGTTACAAGAAGAGCCTTACCTGAGAAATGttcaaaaaatttcttttattGCAAAATTATAGTAGCAAATTGTACCATGAACTTAAACAGCAGTATTACTTCAGGGAATCCGTAATATGCTTAGAAGTCGTTTCATACAATTTATGAGCCAAAAACTGTGGACCCTCAATTTTTTGAGGGAATAGGTGAAAGGAAAGTACAAACATGCTGAGTTTGTCAGATAAACTGAGATTTGATCCTAAAGAACTTGCTCAATGAATATAAATACTGTAAACCACGCCGCAATTCAAGAGCCAAACAAAGGGGTGCCCATTATGGTAATAGAATTCTAAGAGGTTTAATTTACTTTTAACGACTTTGAGATTCAGTTTATATGTCGAGCAAAAGCCTGCGAGGGTCCTCCACAGTATCTTTGATGCGTCGCAGAAAGAACACTGCCTCTCTTCCATCAATGATTCTATGATCATATGTTAGAGCAATGTACATCAGTGGCCTTGGAACAACCACTCCTCCAACAACAGATGGACGGCTCACAATCGAATGCATACCCAAGATTGCCGACTGCAAAACACAACAGCTGCATGAGGAGCTTTCTTTGGGAAAAAATGACAAAATTGCCAACAGTTATTTGGCGTcagttaaaaagaaaaagaaagcaatggcaAGTAAAAGGGGTACACaaaaaaaatgcacaaaattgccgCCTAAGCAGAACATGCAAACCTGAGGAGGGTTGATAATAGGGGTACTTAAAAGACTGCCATAAACACCGCCATTTGATATTGTTAGAGTGCCTCCAGCCATCTCATCAATTGATAAAGTTCCAGCATTAGCCTTCTTTGCAAAAGTATTGATCTGTTTCTCTATATCCGCAAAGTTCATTGTATCAGCATTCCGGATAACTGGCACAACAAGTCCCTGGAAAGGCAATTGAAGTTTAATGACATAATACTTATGGCCAAgcaaaaaatgcaaatgagaaaATCTACTTGACTAGCTCCttcaatccatccattaaaattTCTCTACATAATAAAACATAGAAATGAGTAAAGGTTGAGGTGACTCATAAAAACCTTTGGAGTTCCAACAGCTATGCTGATATCAATATAATCTCTGTATATAATATCATCCCCATCAATGACGGCATTTATAATCGGTTGATGTTGAAGTGCATTGACAGCAGCCTAACATAGAAACCAAAGAAGTACGTGAAGataattttttatgaaagaaagaatGCGCATTAGCTCTATAATTCTATAGTTTGAAAGCGTACTTTGATAAATCCAGACATAAGTCCCAATTTGACTCCATGCTTTTCAACAAAAGCATCCTTATAATCAGCACGGAGTTTCATTAAATTAGACCTATCATAAAACGCAGAGCAAACAGTGTGAGAGTGAATGGTTATTCAGTATAAGGCAATTATTACAAGTATAGTAACAATAAATTTAGACTGTTGTGT includes these proteins:
- the LOC131619676 gene encoding stigma-specific STIG1-like protein 4: MSTLATQFAIVVTLFLVLLIKIDGDHFVSIPNDGVNKNSINIVVEEVDVNEESPDCSTRPWICSTGIFPPRSICCGNRCVDIANDRNNCGMCGVNCPFNWQCCNRLCVNINLSPLNCGGCGRICPIGRLCRYGMCATNFAYLAPPPVLPPME